The following are encoded together in the Phocoena sinus isolate mPhoSin1 chromosome 11, mPhoSin1.pri, whole genome shotgun sequence genome:
- the ABCF1 gene encoding ATP-binding cassette sub-family F member 1 isoform X4, with product MDTNNYNKVVKKGKKDRKTKKTFFEELAVEDRQAGEEKKVLKEKEQQQQQQQQQQKKKRDARKSRRKKDVDDDGEEKELMERLKKLSVPASDEEDEVPAPVPRGGKKTKGGNVFAALIQDQSEEEEEEEEKHPPKPAKPEKNRINKAVSQEQQPGLKGKKGKEEKSKGKAKPQNKFAALDNDEEENEEEITKEEEPPKQGKEKAKKAEQGSEEEGEEEEEEGESKADGPFAHLSKKEKKKLKKQMEYERQVASLKAASAAENDFSVSQAEVSSRQAMLENASDIKLEKFSISAHGKELFVNADLYIVASRRYGLVGPNGKGKTTLLKHIANRALSIPPNIDVLLCEQEVVADETPAVQAVLRADTKRLKLLEEERQLQGQLEQGDDAAAERLEKVYEELRATGAAAAEAKARRILAGLGFDPEMQNRPTQKFSGGWRMRVSLARALFMEPTLLMLDEPTNHLDLNAVIWLNNYLQGWRKTLLIVSHDQGFLDDVCTDIIHLDAQRLHYYRGNYMTFKKMYQQKQKELLKQYEKQEKKLKELKAGGKSTKQAEKQTKEALTRKQQKCRRKNQDEESQEAPELLKRPREYTVRFTFPDPPPLSPPVLGLHGVTFGYEGRNHSLRIWILALTWTQGSASWALTVWEEHPAAAADRQS from the exons ATGGATACAAATAATTATA ACAAAGtggtgaagaaagggaagaaggacaGGAAGACCAAAAAGACG TTCTTCGAAGAGCTGGCAGTAGAAGACAGACAagctggggaagaaaagaaagtgctCAAGGAGAAggagcagcaacagcagcagcagcagcag CAGCAAAAAAAGAAGCGAGATGCTCGCAAAAGCCGTCGGAAAAAGGATGTGGATGATGACGGAGAGGAGAAGGAGCTCATGGAGCGTCTTAAGAAGCTCTCAGTGCCGGCCAGTGATGAGGAGGATGAGG TACCTGCCCCAGTACCCCGAGGAGGGAAGAAAACCAAG GGTGGTAATGTTTTTGCAGCCCTGATTCAGGATCAgagtgaggaagaagaagaggaggaagaaaaacatcCTCCTAAGCCAGCCAAGCCAGAGAAAAATCGGATCAATAAG GCTGTATCTCAGGAACAACAGCCAGGGCTCAAGGGcaaaaagggaaaggaggagaagtCAAAGGGGAAGGCCAAG CCTCAAAATAAATTTGCTGCTCTGGACAATGACGAGGaggagaatgaagaggaaataacaaaagaagaggaacCACCcaagcaagggaaggagaaggccAAGAAGGCAGAGCAG GGctcagaggaagaaggagaggaggaggaggaggaaggggagtcCAAGGCTGATGGTCCCTTTGCTCACCTTagcaagaaggagaagaagaagctGAAGAAACAG atGGAGTATGAGCGCCAGGTGGCTTCATTAAAAGCAGCCAGTGCTGCTGAAAATGACTTCTCCGTGTCGCAAGCAGAGGTGTCTTCCCGCCAGGCCATGTTAGAAAACGCATCTGACATCAAG CTGGAGAAGTTCAGCATCTCCGCCCACGGCAAGGAGCTGTTTGTCAACGCAGACCTGTACATTGTCGCCAGCCGCCGCTATGGGCTGGTGGGACCCAATgg CAAGGGCAAGACTACTCTCCTCAAGCACATCGCCAACCGAGCCCTGAGCATCCCTCCCAACATCGACGTGCTGCTTTGTGAACAGG aggTGGTAGCCGATGAGACGCCGGCCGTGCAGGCTGTTCTCCGAGCCGACACCAAGCGCTTGAAGCTGTTGGAAGAGGAGCGGCAGCTTCAGGGACAGCTGGAGCAGGGTGATGACGCGGCTGCCGAGAGGCTCGAGAAG gtgTATGAGGAATTGCGGGCTACCGGGGCGGCAGCTGCAGAGGCCAAAGCCCGCCGGATCCTGGCCGGTCTGGGCTTTGACCCTGAGATGCAGAATCGACCCACACAGAAGTTCTCGGGGGGCTGGCGCATGCGCGTCTCCCTCGCTAG GGCGCTATTCATGGAGCCCACGCTGCTGATGTTGGATGAGCCCACCAACCACCTGGACCTCAATGCTGTCATCTGGCTCAATAA CTACCTCCAAGGCTGGCGAAAGACGCTGCTCATCGTCTCCCATGACCAGGGCTTCCTGGATGACGTCTGTACCGATATCATCCATCTTGATGCCCAGCGGCTCCATTACTACAGGGGCAATTACA TGACCTTCAAGAAGATGTACCAGCAGAAACAGAAGGAACTGCTGAAGCAGTATGAGAAGCAGGAGAAAAAGCTGAAGGAGTTAAAGGCGGGCGGCAAGTCCACCAAGCAGGCG GAAAAGCAAACAAAGGAAGCCCTGACTCGAAAGCAGCAGAAGTGCCGGAGGAAAAACCAGGATGAGGAGTCACAGGAGGCCCCCGAGCTCCTGAAGCGGCCCAGGGAGTACACTGTGCGCTTCACGTTCCCTGACCCGCCGCCGCTCAGCCCTCCGGTGCTGGGCCTGCACG GTGTGACGTTTGGCTATGAGGGCAGAAACCACTCTTTAAGAATCTGGATTTTGGCATTGACATGGACTCAAGGA TCTGCATCGTGGGCCCTAACGGTGTGGGAAGAGcaccctgctgctgctgctgacagGCAAAGCTGA
- the ABCF1 gene encoding ATP-binding cassette sub-family F member 1 isoform X3: MPKGPKQQPPEPEWIGDGETTSPTDKVVKKGKKDRKTKKTFFEELAVEDRQAGEEKKVLKEKEQQQQQQQQQQKKKRDARKSRRKKDVDDDGEEKELMERLKKLSVPASDEEDEVPAPVPRGGKKTKGGNVFAALIQDQSEEEEEEEEKHPPKPAKPEKNRINKAVSQEQQPGLKGKKGKEEKSKGKAKPQNKFAALDNDEEENEEEITKEEEPPKQGKEKAKKAEQGSEEEGEEEEEEGESKADGPFAHLSKKEKKKLKKQMEYERQVASLKAASAAENDFSVSQAEVSSRQAMLENASDIKLEKFSISAHGKELFVNADLYIVASRRYGLVGPNGKGKTTLLKHIANRALSIPPNIDVLLCEQEVVADETPAVQAVLRADTKRLKLLEEERQLQGQLEQGDDAAAERLEKVYEELRATGAAAAEAKARRILAGLGFDPEMQNRPTQKFSGGWRMRVSLARALFMEPTLLMLDEPTNHLDLNAVIWLNNYLQGWRKTLLIVSHDQGFLDDVCTDIIHLDAQRLHYYRGNYMTFKKMYQQKQKELLKQYEKQEKKLKELKAGGKSTKQAEKQTKEALTRKQQKCRRKNQDEESQEAPELLKRPREYTVRFTFPDPPPLSPPVLGLHGVTFGYEGRNHSLRIWILALTWTQGSASWALTVWEEHPAAAADRQS, encoded by the exons ATGCCGAAGGGGCCCAAACAGCAGCCGCCGGAGCCCGAGTGGATCGGGGACGGAGAGACCACGAGCCCCACAG ACAAAGtggtgaagaaagggaagaaggacaGGAAGACCAAAAAGACG TTCTTCGAAGAGCTGGCAGTAGAAGACAGACAagctggggaagaaaagaaagtgctCAAGGAGAAggagcagcaacagcagcagcagcagcag CAGCAAAAAAAGAAGCGAGATGCTCGCAAAAGCCGTCGGAAAAAGGATGTGGATGATGACGGAGAGGAGAAGGAGCTCATGGAGCGTCTTAAGAAGCTCTCAGTGCCGGCCAGTGATGAGGAGGATGAGG TACCTGCCCCAGTACCCCGAGGAGGGAAGAAAACCAAG GGTGGTAATGTTTTTGCAGCCCTGATTCAGGATCAgagtgaggaagaagaagaggaggaagaaaaacatcCTCCTAAGCCAGCCAAGCCAGAGAAAAATCGGATCAATAAG GCTGTATCTCAGGAACAACAGCCAGGGCTCAAGGGcaaaaagggaaaggaggagaagtCAAAGGGGAAGGCCAAG CCTCAAAATAAATTTGCTGCTCTGGACAATGACGAGGaggagaatgaagaggaaataacaaaagaagaggaacCACCcaagcaagggaaggagaaggccAAGAAGGCAGAGCAG GGctcagaggaagaaggagaggaggaggaggaggaaggggagtcCAAGGCTGATGGTCCCTTTGCTCACCTTagcaagaaggagaagaagaagctGAAGAAACAG atGGAGTATGAGCGCCAGGTGGCTTCATTAAAAGCAGCCAGTGCTGCTGAAAATGACTTCTCCGTGTCGCAAGCAGAGGTGTCTTCCCGCCAGGCCATGTTAGAAAACGCATCTGACATCAAG CTGGAGAAGTTCAGCATCTCCGCCCACGGCAAGGAGCTGTTTGTCAACGCAGACCTGTACATTGTCGCCAGCCGCCGCTATGGGCTGGTGGGACCCAATgg CAAGGGCAAGACTACTCTCCTCAAGCACATCGCCAACCGAGCCCTGAGCATCCCTCCCAACATCGACGTGCTGCTTTGTGAACAGG aggTGGTAGCCGATGAGACGCCGGCCGTGCAGGCTGTTCTCCGAGCCGACACCAAGCGCTTGAAGCTGTTGGAAGAGGAGCGGCAGCTTCAGGGACAGCTGGAGCAGGGTGATGACGCGGCTGCCGAGAGGCTCGAGAAG gtgTATGAGGAATTGCGGGCTACCGGGGCGGCAGCTGCAGAGGCCAAAGCCCGCCGGATCCTGGCCGGTCTGGGCTTTGACCCTGAGATGCAGAATCGACCCACACAGAAGTTCTCGGGGGGCTGGCGCATGCGCGTCTCCCTCGCTAG GGCGCTATTCATGGAGCCCACGCTGCTGATGTTGGATGAGCCCACCAACCACCTGGACCTCAATGCTGTCATCTGGCTCAATAA CTACCTCCAAGGCTGGCGAAAGACGCTGCTCATCGTCTCCCATGACCAGGGCTTCCTGGATGACGTCTGTACCGATATCATCCATCTTGATGCCCAGCGGCTCCATTACTACAGGGGCAATTACA TGACCTTCAAGAAGATGTACCAGCAGAAACAGAAGGAACTGCTGAAGCAGTATGAGAAGCAGGAGAAAAAGCTGAAGGAGTTAAAGGCGGGCGGCAAGTCCACCAAGCAGGCG GAAAAGCAAACAAAGGAAGCCCTGACTCGAAAGCAGCAGAAGTGCCGGAGGAAAAACCAGGATGAGGAGTCACAGGAGGCCCCCGAGCTCCTGAAGCGGCCCAGGGAGTACACTGTGCGCTTCACGTTCCCTGACCCGCCGCCGCTCAGCCCTCCGGTGCTGGGCCTGCACG GTGTGACGTTTGGCTATGAGGGCAGAAACCACTCTTTAAGAATCTGGATTTTGGCATTGACATGGACTCAAGGA TCTGCATCGTGGGCCCTAACGGTGTGGGAAGAGcaccctgctgctgctgctgacagGCAAAGCTGA
- the ABCF1 gene encoding ATP-binding cassette sub-family F member 1 isoform X1, whose protein sequence is MRSVGPRRVCPGRRAFGVPAKEEVPGCHAGTSCECCALGRGEKRRHPTRLEDKVVKKGKKDRKTKKTFFEELAVEDRQAGEEKKVLKEKEQQQQQQQQQKKKRDARKSRRKKDVDDDGEEKELMERLKKLSVPASDEEDEVPAPVPRGGKKTKGGNVFAALIQDQSEEEEEEEEKHPPKPAKPEKNRINKAVSQEQQPGLKGKKGKEEKSKGKAKPQNKFAALDNDEEENEEEITKEEEPPKQGKEKAKKAEQGSEEEGEEEEEEGESKADGPFAHLSKKEKKKLKKQMEYERQVASLKAASAAENDFSVSQAEVSSRQAMLENASDIKLEKFSISAHGKELFVNADLYIVASRRYGLVGPNGKGKTTLLKHIANRALSIPPNIDVLLCEQEVVADETPAVQAVLRADTKRLKLLEEERQLQGQLEQGDDAAAERLEKVYEELRATGAAAAEAKARRILAGLGFDPEMQNRPTQKFSGGWRMRVSLARALFMEPTLLMLDEPTNHLDLNAVIWLNNYLQGWRKTLLIVSHDQGFLDDVCTDIIHLDAQRLHYYRGNYMTFKKMYQQKQKELLKQYEKQEKKLKELKAGGKSTKQAEKQTKEALTRKQQKCRRKNQDEESQEAPELLKRPREYTVRFTFPDPPPLSPPVLGLHGVTFGYEGRNHSLRIWILALTWTQGSASWALTVWEEHPAAAADRQS, encoded by the exons ATGCGTTCAGTGGGGCCGAGAAGAGTTTGCCCTGGCAGGAGGGCTTTTGGGGTGCCGGCGAAAGAAGAGGTGCCGGGGTGTCACGCAGGAACTTCA TGTGAATGCTGTGctttggggaggggagaaaaacgAAGACATCCTACCAGGCTTGAAG ACAAAGtggtgaagaaagggaagaaggacaGGAAGACCAAAAAGACG TTCTTCGAAGAGCTGGCAGTAGAAGACAGACAagctggggaagaaaagaaagtgctCAAGGAGAAggagcagcaacagcagcagcagcagcag CAAAAAAAGAAGCGAGATGCTCGCAAAAGCCGTCGGAAAAAGGATGTGGATGATGACGGAGAGGAGAAGGAGCTCATGGAGCGTCTTAAGAAGCTCTCAGTGCCGGCCAGTGATGAGGAGGATGAGG TACCTGCCCCAGTACCCCGAGGAGGGAAGAAAACCAAG GGTGGTAATGTTTTTGCAGCCCTGATTCAGGATCAgagtgaggaagaagaagaggaggaagaaaaacatcCTCCTAAGCCAGCCAAGCCAGAGAAAAATCGGATCAATAAG GCTGTATCTCAGGAACAACAGCCAGGGCTCAAGGGcaaaaagggaaaggaggagaagtCAAAGGGGAAGGCCAAG CCTCAAAATAAATTTGCTGCTCTGGACAATGACGAGGaggagaatgaagaggaaataacaaaagaagaggaacCACCcaagcaagggaaggagaaggccAAGAAGGCAGAGCAG GGctcagaggaagaaggagaggaggaggaggaggaaggggagtcCAAGGCTGATGGTCCCTTTGCTCACCTTagcaagaaggagaagaagaagctGAAGAAACAG atGGAGTATGAGCGCCAGGTGGCTTCATTAAAAGCAGCCAGTGCTGCTGAAAATGACTTCTCCGTGTCGCAAGCAGAGGTGTCTTCCCGCCAGGCCATGTTAGAAAACGCATCTGACATCAAG CTGGAGAAGTTCAGCATCTCCGCCCACGGCAAGGAGCTGTTTGTCAACGCAGACCTGTACATTGTCGCCAGCCGCCGCTATGGGCTGGTGGGACCCAATgg CAAGGGCAAGACTACTCTCCTCAAGCACATCGCCAACCGAGCCCTGAGCATCCCTCCCAACATCGACGTGCTGCTTTGTGAACAGG aggTGGTAGCCGATGAGACGCCGGCCGTGCAGGCTGTTCTCCGAGCCGACACCAAGCGCTTGAAGCTGTTGGAAGAGGAGCGGCAGCTTCAGGGACAGCTGGAGCAGGGTGATGACGCGGCTGCCGAGAGGCTCGAGAAG gtgTATGAGGAATTGCGGGCTACCGGGGCGGCAGCTGCAGAGGCCAAAGCCCGCCGGATCCTGGCCGGTCTGGGCTTTGACCCTGAGATGCAGAATCGACCCACACAGAAGTTCTCGGGGGGCTGGCGCATGCGCGTCTCCCTCGCTAG GGCGCTATTCATGGAGCCCACGCTGCTGATGTTGGATGAGCCCACCAACCACCTGGACCTCAATGCTGTCATCTGGCTCAATAA CTACCTCCAAGGCTGGCGAAAGACGCTGCTCATCGTCTCCCATGACCAGGGCTTCCTGGATGACGTCTGTACCGATATCATCCATCTTGATGCCCAGCGGCTCCATTACTACAGGGGCAATTACA TGACCTTCAAGAAGATGTACCAGCAGAAACAGAAGGAACTGCTGAAGCAGTATGAGAAGCAGGAGAAAAAGCTGAAGGAGTTAAAGGCGGGCGGCAAGTCCACCAAGCAGGCG GAAAAGCAAACAAAGGAAGCCCTGACTCGAAAGCAGCAGAAGTGCCGGAGGAAAAACCAGGATGAGGAGTCACAGGAGGCCCCCGAGCTCCTGAAGCGGCCCAGGGAGTACACTGTGCGCTTCACGTTCCCTGACCCGCCGCCGCTCAGCCCTCCGGTGCTGGGCCTGCACG GTGTGACGTTTGGCTATGAGGGCAGAAACCACTCTTTAAGAATCTGGATTTTGGCATTGACATGGACTCAAGGA TCTGCATCGTGGGCCCTAACGGTGTGGGAAGAGcaccctgctgctgctgctgacagGCAAAGCTGA
- the ABCF1 gene encoding ATP-binding cassette sub-family F member 1 isoform X2, translating into MRSVGPRRVCPGRRAFGVPAKEEVPGCHAGTSCECCALGRGEKRRHPTRLEDKVVKKGKKDRKTKKTFFEELAVEDRQAGEEKKVLKEKEQQQQQQQQQQKKKRDARKSRRKKDVDDDGEEKELMERLKKLSVPASDEEDEVPAPVPRGGKKTKGGNVFAALIQDQSEEEEEEEEKHPPKPAKPEKNRINKPQNKFAALDNDEEENEEEITKEEEPPKQGKEKAKKAEQGSEEEGEEEEEEGESKADGPFAHLSKKEKKKLKKQMEYERQVASLKAASAAENDFSVSQAEVSSRQAMLENASDIKLEKFSISAHGKELFVNADLYIVASRRYGLVGPNGKGKTTLLKHIANRALSIPPNIDVLLCEQEVVADETPAVQAVLRADTKRLKLLEEERQLQGQLEQGDDAAAERLEKVYEELRATGAAAAEAKARRILAGLGFDPEMQNRPTQKFSGGWRMRVSLARALFMEPTLLMLDEPTNHLDLNAVIWLNNYLQGWRKTLLIVSHDQGFLDDVCTDIIHLDAQRLHYYRGNYMTFKKMYQQKQKELLKQYEKQEKKLKELKAGGKSTKQAEKQTKEALTRKQQKCRRKNQDEESQEAPELLKRPREYTVRFTFPDPPPLSPPVLGLHGVTFGYEGRNHSLRIWILALTWTQGSASWALTVWEEHPAAAADRQS; encoded by the exons ATGCGTTCAGTGGGGCCGAGAAGAGTTTGCCCTGGCAGGAGGGCTTTTGGGGTGCCGGCGAAAGAAGAGGTGCCGGGGTGTCACGCAGGAACTTCA TGTGAATGCTGTGctttggggaggggagaaaaacgAAGACATCCTACCAGGCTTGAAG ACAAAGtggtgaagaaagggaagaaggacaGGAAGACCAAAAAGACG TTCTTCGAAGAGCTGGCAGTAGAAGACAGACAagctggggaagaaaagaaagtgctCAAGGAGAAggagcagcaacagcagcagcagcagcag CAGCAAAAAAAGAAGCGAGATGCTCGCAAAAGCCGTCGGAAAAAGGATGTGGATGATGACGGAGAGGAGAAGGAGCTCATGGAGCGTCTTAAGAAGCTCTCAGTGCCGGCCAGTGATGAGGAGGATGAGG TACCTGCCCCAGTACCCCGAGGAGGGAAGAAAACCAAG GGTGGTAATGTTTTTGCAGCCCTGATTCAGGATCAgagtgaggaagaagaagaggaggaagaaaaacatcCTCCTAAGCCAGCCAAGCCAGAGAAAAATCGGATCAATAAG CCTCAAAATAAATTTGCTGCTCTGGACAATGACGAGGaggagaatgaagaggaaataacaaaagaagaggaacCACCcaagcaagggaaggagaaggccAAGAAGGCAGAGCAG GGctcagaggaagaaggagaggaggaggaggaggaaggggagtcCAAGGCTGATGGTCCCTTTGCTCACCTTagcaagaaggagaagaagaagctGAAGAAACAG atGGAGTATGAGCGCCAGGTGGCTTCATTAAAAGCAGCCAGTGCTGCTGAAAATGACTTCTCCGTGTCGCAAGCAGAGGTGTCTTCCCGCCAGGCCATGTTAGAAAACGCATCTGACATCAAG CTGGAGAAGTTCAGCATCTCCGCCCACGGCAAGGAGCTGTTTGTCAACGCAGACCTGTACATTGTCGCCAGCCGCCGCTATGGGCTGGTGGGACCCAATgg CAAGGGCAAGACTACTCTCCTCAAGCACATCGCCAACCGAGCCCTGAGCATCCCTCCCAACATCGACGTGCTGCTTTGTGAACAGG aggTGGTAGCCGATGAGACGCCGGCCGTGCAGGCTGTTCTCCGAGCCGACACCAAGCGCTTGAAGCTGTTGGAAGAGGAGCGGCAGCTTCAGGGACAGCTGGAGCAGGGTGATGACGCGGCTGCCGAGAGGCTCGAGAAG gtgTATGAGGAATTGCGGGCTACCGGGGCGGCAGCTGCAGAGGCCAAAGCCCGCCGGATCCTGGCCGGTCTGGGCTTTGACCCTGAGATGCAGAATCGACCCACACAGAAGTTCTCGGGGGGCTGGCGCATGCGCGTCTCCCTCGCTAG GGCGCTATTCATGGAGCCCACGCTGCTGATGTTGGATGAGCCCACCAACCACCTGGACCTCAATGCTGTCATCTGGCTCAATAA CTACCTCCAAGGCTGGCGAAAGACGCTGCTCATCGTCTCCCATGACCAGGGCTTCCTGGATGACGTCTGTACCGATATCATCCATCTTGATGCCCAGCGGCTCCATTACTACAGGGGCAATTACA TGACCTTCAAGAAGATGTACCAGCAGAAACAGAAGGAACTGCTGAAGCAGTATGAGAAGCAGGAGAAAAAGCTGAAGGAGTTAAAGGCGGGCGGCAAGTCCACCAAGCAGGCG GAAAAGCAAACAAAGGAAGCCCTGACTCGAAAGCAGCAGAAGTGCCGGAGGAAAAACCAGGATGAGGAGTCACAGGAGGCCCCCGAGCTCCTGAAGCGGCCCAGGGAGTACACTGTGCGCTTCACGTTCCCTGACCCGCCGCCGCTCAGCCCTCCGGTGCTGGGCCTGCACG GTGTGACGTTTGGCTATGAGGGCAGAAACCACTCTTTAAGAATCTGGATTTTGGCATTGACATGGACTCAAGGA TCTGCATCGTGGGCCCTAACGGTGTGGGAAGAGcaccctgctgctgctgctgacagGCAAAGCTGA
- the PRR3 gene encoding proline-rich protein 3 isoform X2, whose protein sequence is MAGASPSLSTAPRKRKQNLSVPLPHCPPNPAAAIAATTMPKRKKQNHQQQQPQQQPPLPEREETGDEEDGSPIALHRGPPGSRGPMIPPLLSLPPPPRGRGPIRGGLGPRSGPYGRGWWGVSAEPPFPGPGHGGPSRGGFHKEQRNPRRLKSWSLIKNTCPPKDGPQVMEDKSDRPVCRHFAKKGHCRYEDLCAFYHPGVNGPPL, encoded by the exons ATGGCGGGAGCCTCACCCTCACTGTCCACTGCCCCCCGGAAGCGGAAACAGAATCTCAGCGTGCCCCTTCCTCACTGCCCTCCAAATCCAGCTGCAGCCATTGCGGCAACCACGATGCCGAAACGAAAGAAGCAGAAtcatcagcagcagcagccgcaGCAGCAGCCCCCACTGCCAGAGCGGGAAGAGACTGGAGATGAGGAGGATGGGAGTCCCATCG ctCTTCACAGAGGTCCTCCGGGATCAAGGGGACCAATGATCCCACCACTGCTgagtctcccacctcctccccggGGCAGAGGCCCAATTCGGGGAGGCCTAGGCCCCAGGTCTGGCCCATATGGTCGTGGTTGGTGGGGGGTCAGTGCTGAGCCTCCTTTTCCTGGACCAGGCCATGGGGGTCCCTCCAGGGGAGGCTTTCACAAAGAGCAGAGAAATCCTCGAAGGCTCAAAAGCTGGTCTCTTATCAAGAATACCTGCCCACCCAAGGATGGACCCCAGGTTATGGAAG ACAAATCTGACCGCCCCGTCTGCCGACACTTTGCCAAAAAGGGCCACTGTCGATATGAGGACCTCTGTGCCTTCTACCACCCTGGCGTAAATGGACCTCCTCTGTGA
- the PRR3 gene encoding proline-rich protein 3 isoform X1: protein MAGASPSLSTAPRKRKQNLSVPLPHCPPNPAAAIAATTMPKRKKQNHQQQQPQQQPPLPEREETGDEEDGSPIGPPSLLGPPPMANGKPGDPKSALHRGPPGSRGPMIPPLLSLPPPPRGRGPIRGGLGPRSGPYGRGWWGVSAEPPFPGPGHGGPSRGGFHKEQRNPRRLKSWSLIKNTCPPKDGPQVMEDKSDRPVCRHFAKKGHCRYEDLCAFYHPGVNGPPL, encoded by the exons ATGGCGGGAGCCTCACCCTCACTGTCCACTGCCCCCCGGAAGCGGAAACAGAATCTCAGCGTGCCCCTTCCTCACTGCCCTCCAAATCCAGCTGCAGCCATTGCGGCAACCACGATGCCGAAACGAAAGAAGCAGAAtcatcagcagcagcagccgcaGCAGCAGCCCCCACTGCCAGAGCGGGAAGAGACTGGAGATGAGGAGGATGGGAGTCCCATCG GACCACCCAGCCTTCTGGGCCCTCCCCCCATGGCCAATGGAAAGCCTGGTGACCCCAAGTCAG ctCTTCACAGAGGTCCTCCGGGATCAAGGGGACCAATGATCCCACCACTGCTgagtctcccacctcctccccggGGCAGAGGCCCAATTCGGGGAGGCCTAGGCCCCAGGTCTGGCCCATATGGTCGTGGTTGGTGGGGGGTCAGTGCTGAGCCTCCTTTTCCTGGACCAGGCCATGGGGGTCCCTCCAGGGGAGGCTTTCACAAAGAGCAGAGAAATCCTCGAAGGCTCAAAAGCTGGTCTCTTATCAAGAATACCTGCCCACCCAAGGATGGACCCCAGGTTATGGAAG ACAAATCTGACCGCCCCGTCTGCCGACACTTTGCCAAAAAGGGCCACTGTCGATATGAGGACCTCTGTGCCTTCTACCACCCTGGCGTAAATGGACCTCCTCTGTGA
- the PRR3 gene encoding proline-rich protein 3 isoform X3 — protein MPKRKKQNHQQQQPQQQPPLPEREETGDEEDGSPIGPPSLLGPPPMANGKPGDPKSALHRGPPGSRGPMIPPLLSLPPPPRGRGPIRGGLGPRSGPYGRGWWGVSAEPPFPGPGHGGPSRGGFHKEQRNPRRLKSWSLIKNTCPPKDGPQVMEDKSDRPVCRHFAKKGHCRYEDLCAFYHPGVNGPPL, from the exons ATGCCGAAACGAAAGAAGCAGAAtcatcagcagcagcagccgcaGCAGCAGCCCCCACTGCCAGAGCGGGAAGAGACTGGAGATGAGGAGGATGGGAGTCCCATCG GACCACCCAGCCTTCTGGGCCCTCCCCCCATGGCCAATGGAAAGCCTGGTGACCCCAAGTCAG ctCTTCACAGAGGTCCTCCGGGATCAAGGGGACCAATGATCCCACCACTGCTgagtctcccacctcctccccggGGCAGAGGCCCAATTCGGGGAGGCCTAGGCCCCAGGTCTGGCCCATATGGTCGTGGTTGGTGGGGGGTCAGTGCTGAGCCTCCTTTTCCTGGACCAGGCCATGGGGGTCCCTCCAGGGGAGGCTTTCACAAAGAGCAGAGAAATCCTCGAAGGCTCAAAAGCTGGTCTCTTATCAAGAATACCTGCCCACCCAAGGATGGACCCCAGGTTATGGAAG ACAAATCTGACCGCCCCGTCTGCCGACACTTTGCCAAAAAGGGCCACTGTCGATATGAGGACCTCTGTGCCTTCTACCACCCTGGCGTAAATGGACCTCCTCTGTGA